From the Telopea speciosissima isolate NSW1024214 ecotype Mountain lineage chromosome 9, Tspe_v1, whole genome shotgun sequence genome, the window CATCGTATGTTCCCGCTTTCTTAAAAACCTCAGCAGCAATAGGAACGGTGGAATTCACGGGATTACTGATCATATTAACCAGTGCCTGAATTCATCAAATTTGCCAGTAAGCAAACTATCTCTTAGATCACAAGGATGGAGGAAGATGGACAATTGAAAGCAAATGAGAACGAGACTTACATTAGGGCAGTACTTAGCGATGGCAGTGCAGAGAGACTTAACGATACCGGCATTAATGTTGAAGAGATCATCACGGGTCATTCCGGGTTTCCTTGGCACACCGGCAGGAACGATGACCACATCAGATCCTGTTAGAGCCTGCTCTAGTTGCTCTTCGCCCATGTACCCAGCAACCTAAACAAACACAGAAACATATGAATCAATAATAGAAGGAAATTTACGGAATTGAGAAGCAaggaaaaaccctgaaaaggagTAGATAAGAACCTCAGATCTAGTGTTGATGTGGCTGACATCGGCGGCAACACCGGGGGTGCCGGCAATATCGTAGAGAGCAAGCTTAGAAACGAGAGGATTTAGTTTCATGAGAAGGGAGAGGGGCTGACCAATCCCACCCGCAGCTCCTAAGACGGCGACTTTACGGTCGGGATGAGATTCGGATGAATAAGATCGGCGAAGTAGatgagaaaaggaggaagaagaagaagaagaagaaacccttcCTCTTCTGAGAACGGATTCAGCGGATCTCAACATTGAagtcctcattttttttttcttctcttcctcttcactGCTACTGCAGAGCTATGGAATAGAAGATCCGGACTCCTTCGGGAGAGTAAATACTAAAAGGACAAAAACTGTGACGAAGAAGAGAAGGTGGGGGATGATGTGGTTTTCGAGGCTCCAAATCGGTCCGTTGTGACTTGCGACTTGTGAACATGGATTCAAGAATCGGGAATCCGATCACTGCCGATTTGATCGGAATCGGCAATCGTCGATCCCGATTCGGGTTCCTAAACAGGTTCTACTAAATAGATCCGATTCCAAGTCATTGTCTTCATATTTTTAATTGAATCAGACCGATtctgattccaaggttgatcctGTTTTTACATCAAAATGGTTTGGAATCGATTAGATCGGATCGATTCAGGCCAATTTCAATCTAATTCGAATCGAAATCAACACTAACTGATTTTGATCTGCTTATGAACAAACAACAAATAAGCAATGATCCAACGAACTAAGGTGTCgtgagaactttttttttttttttttttttgataatagcACTATATTTAGTAATGTAGAAACTCATGGCTGAAGACTACAAAACTCCAGGATCCATGGATCGGAAATAGGTCATACTATTGTACACGTCAGCGATAGGGCCTTCCTTGCCAGGGAGTCAATCAAGTtgttaatctcccttggaataaagagaaaattacatgtTTCCAAACAAGAGGACAAATAAACAATATCTTCCAAAATAGGTCTGAGGTTAAGTGGTGAAGAAAATAAACCTCCCCGAAAATAATTGATGACACTCTTGTTGTCAGACTCCAATTGCACACGATCAAAACCCTTTGAAATGGCCTCCAATAGTGATGCTCTTATTGCCAATGCTTCCTCAACTACAGAATCATTGAAAGCCATGGGATTGGACACAACATGAAGAGGTTTCCCATGACAGTCAGGACAGATGATACCAAGACCAACGGTTGCTGAGTATGGTTGTAGACTGGCATTACAAGTGATCTTCACCACACCAAGAGGAGGAGTGGTTCAGGATGGTACAACATTGGACTGAATTGGTGAACCTGCTTGGATAGAAATAGATGGTTGAGCATTTGAGAACTCATTGAAAGCCGAAAGGGACACATGAATTACTTCCGCTGGAATCCAAGTTCTACACCCAAACACCACATCATTCTTCCTATTTTCTTGGTCAATAAGATCTCCCACCTTTTGGACAGCACATAAATCGGGTTGTGATGCGGTAACCATAAAACCCTTTGTCGTGGGTATCCATCTATCCCTCCAGATAACAATAAGATCTCCAGTGCCAATATGTCAACAGATTCTTTTTTCCAATAATTTGCATCCTACTAGGATACTCCTCCAACCCCAACTCGGTCCATTCCCTGTCTTTGTTTGTAGTATTGAAGATTTTAGATAATAAATTGACTTCATAAAAGGGCTAATATACTCCCATCATTAGACCAAAGTCTCCAAGCTATTTTTGCTAGTAAGGCATTATTATGGTACGATGGATCACAAAAGCCCAAACCACCCTTTCTCTTGGATAGACATAGACGATCCCAAGAGATCCAATGCATCGTAGGCTTTCCATTTTTCTCCCCCCCAATAAAAGTTTGGAGTAACTTGTCTCAAATGTTTATGATATAAGACCGGCAACTAAAATGCATACAAACATAATTTGACATAGAGAAGACAACTAACTTCAATAAAAGTTTTTTATCTacataagagagaagcttggATTTCCAGCCCTGAAGTTTACTATCCAATCCGGTAGCAATATCTTGAAAAAGTAAGgatttaaaaatcccaaaatcaaCAGGCAGCCCAAGATATTTTTTTGGACCATCGCCATAAGGAATATGCAACACTCTAGAAAACCACCTCTTCCACTTTGTATGAGTGTTTGGAGAGAAAGTCAAACATGGGTTTTGAAGATTAATGGTTTGACCtaatgccttgcaataagtagtAAGCAATCCCCTAATGTACAAAGTTCCTCCAATTTAACTTTCGAAAAAAGGAGACTGTCATCAACAAAAAGTAAGTGTGAGATAGGCATAGCCCGATTCTTGACCTTGAAACCATGGATTACAGCACTTGCTTCATGTTGCATAAGAAAGCAACTTAATGCATGTGAACATAGAATAAATGATGCCGGAGATAGAGGACAGTCTTGTCTCACACCACGAAATGGGATAATATGTCCATGTGAAGCACCATTGATAAGAATTCCATATAATACTGTGGTTAGACAAACCATAACCATCTTCACCCAATGCAAACCAAAACCAAGTTTCAAAAGCATGGATTCAATAAAATCCCATTCAAGTCTATCATAGGCCTTCTTTATATCAAGTTTCATAGTCACAaaattcttctttcctttctttttctttttaatatagtGAAACAATTCAAGGGCTATGAACACATTGTCAGAAATAGACCTATTAGGAGTAAAAGCAGGCTGGAAAGAGTAAATCACATCATCCAAGATCAATTTCATCTTTGTAGCCATAATCTTTGTTATCACCTTATACACCACAAGCAATAGGCCAAAATTGAATTGTTTTCTCTGGATTCTTAATCTTTGGAATAAGGCAAATTAAAGTCTCATTCAATTGTGAAGAGAGAGCCTCAATTTTAAAAAAGtccaaaattaaataataaagatCTACCTGAATAATATCCCAATAGCGTTGGAAGAAAGTTGATGGAAAAACATCAACACCAAGAGACTTTAAAGCAGACATAGCAAATAATAttgtcttcatctcttcaattgAGGATGGGTTGCATAACATCAAATTATCTGCTGGTGTAATAATTGGGTCAATTGAAGCCAAATTTGTAGAAAGAGAATAAGGATCAACCCCATCAGATTGGAAAGCATgctgaaaataggaaagaaccACTTGAAACATCTCATCttcatgccctagattccataatgatggtgttgattagtaggGAGGTTGTACATGATactttattatcatgtagggagttatttagaatttgctaaaataattggttatttatttaattaatggatatggtgataattataattatccataaattaacataattaaataattatatcattccctattagattctacttcttcaccaattagaagcactttgagtttaaacaggaaagccaacaaggagagagagagagtcatactctcacagggatttttcccatccagggttttagaaaccctaggttttaTAAAACCACCAAAAACGCAGAAGGGGGGgtagtgctccacgtttttggctgtctcccccccccctagACAAATTTTggctctctcccctctctctcttgtgatctcttcttttcccttcttctagaTCTCTAGACTtttgagaattagggttttggaaactcAGATCTGTGACTGAGgaactgaagaggatctaggattggcttgaagaaccttggctgcaccattgaaggtttagatctgtttacttggagtgcacatcggaggaagaaccattgtctattggaggcgcaacacttgaggctcatcaggttagcaaatttatgttaatttctattgttttaattttatcatcattcatgggatgtgaaagtaacccgaatcgattCCTTTCCACTGCacatttgggtatgggatggatccctctttccatggtatggaatagagatgacttttctctatgacatggatcccattaTTTTATGGGACGTCAAATAAATAGACTGGGCATTgttttgtcataccaaaccctagtAGGGCACCGTGAGCGAGCacgggaaaccctaaaaattaaaaatagaatgCCCAAGCCAGTTTAGGGTGCCCTAGGGaaaccctagggttccctagggacaaccctggagatcACAAGAGTTTGGAACTCGaaaaacatatatttttattggtttcccaaggtgaaccaccatgatcccatggaccataGCATTGCCTACAAGTGATACCTAACATTGGGTGCAATTGCCGGTTCCATACTATTCCATAACCAAATCTTAACAATTGAATTATCACACATCCAGGTAGTATCGGCAGTAGTAGAATCCTTATCTTTAGGATCATGAGAAGGAGGATCTTCAATGAGATGCTGGATTTTATCTTTTGCATACAGATAGGTTTGCACAACTTGCACCAATAAAGTATAGTTAGAAAGTCCAACCAACTTAACACCAGTAATAGGTAGGTGGATATGATCCACAATAGTTTTGGGCTCGTCCATGACACCAAGACAATAGATAATAGTAAACAAAAGTATATATGTTCAAGGAGACCAAAAGTAGGTCACATGCAGCACAATCACAACAAAACTTGCagcaaaaaaaaactaatatcgAGAAGCACAAAATAGAGGCAGAAATAGGTTCGATTTGAGCCTAAATACAACAAATTAAAGGCACCTGATATGGCTGTCGAAGAATGCTTTAACAAAGGTAGATAGAAGCCAAGAGACTCAGAACTAGATGCCAACAGTACCACCAGTTAAAGTTGAGAGAatagtcccaaaaaaaaactggaaaaaataGAGTATCaccaaccaaggaagaagaaCACCAGGAGCAGCACTTGGAGAGTTCAGATAGGCTCAAAAATTGAGTCGAGTGGCACTTATTTTAAGAAGaataaaacccccaaaaaaaatttggagcACATCGACTGGTTGAATGAAGAGAGCCAAAGTTAACAATCATGAAACTTGCAGAATCAGAAATTCTTCCACTCGATCCTGAAGAACCTGTAGACCTTACGGTAGTTTTAAAAATATGAAGAATCAATCTTCACACATCAAATACAATAGTAGAGAAGGATCCTAGTTTGCTTGCGTAGACATAAACTAGGATTTCAAGTAGGTAGGCAGCATAGGCTGCTACGgccagcaagaaggaagaaAGCTGAGAACTCAATCAAAATAGTATTGTAAGATGAACAATCCTGGATTAATCAAGCcctgataccatgtaataaaATAACACAAAGGAAAActgagagaaaaaggagaagatgCAAGAAGAGCTGCTAAAGATGGAGCAGTCTCGATTGAGAGAACTGCTCCGCCACTGCAGGAAATAAATAGAATATTACCTTCCAAAATTAGCCCTAACATAATTAGGAAACATATTACAAAGAATCTCAGAAAATAAGGAAAGTAAAACTAGCTAAAGATAGCCTAACTTAACCACCAAGACTAGTTGACCAGACTTGATCCATGATAACTGTAACCCATGGTACAGCTTGACCCCTTACAAGAAATCGACATTTAACAATCCCTATcgattttcaagttttttttctcattttcttctctttttattaaATTAAGATTCAAGTATGTTGTAGATCatatgttatgtgcctaatggagTTCGATCTAGTGCATGGGCACTAGACTGGACCAGCCTAGTATGAGagaggttaaagggcttgatttaacgcctTCCATCAActctggagcttttggtgtatcggtcaagtacctaacattaaGTATTAGAGCCAGACTTCCACATATCAAAATATTGTGTCAGCAAAATTCAACATGGACAAGGCAAAAGCCATAGTGGAGCCCATAACCCAATGCACAAAAGACACGACCACCCATCGTAAGCATCAAAAGTTCGACCAAGCTGAGTTGAACAAGCAAGATCAACAAGATTATATTACAGCAACGAGGCAACATGGGGAGACCTTCCACtatacttaaaataaaataaaaaaaaaccctaagttAGCCGTTGATGACAAGGCCACTTTTTAAGGGGAAGCGATTTCTTACGTGCACCTTGCCATGTGGTATGTATTTAGTAGTAGTTACACATTGGTAGTCATTATGGAGTAGGTTTTTTGTTCTTTAGGAATTATGGAGTAAGTTATTGTGCATGTAATATTGCACGtagaaaatggaagaagatgTAACTAACCATAGTGGGAGGCTGAGGTGTCGGTAATGTAACTGTTGTCTCTTTaagcaacttttttttttttgggtaataagcAACTTATTTAATAGTAATTTATAATGAAGAAGTtgtttggaatttgctaaaaaaTCTCTTTTAGAGAAGGAGATCGGGCTTCCTCCGTAAATTCTAAATATCTACAATTTCTGTCTTATGAGAAAGAGTATCGGCGACCTCCTAATTATGCTAAAGCACCCTTGCTTCGTTTGTAAAGCatatattttctccttttttttttctctatcttCCCTCTCATGTGCTCGTAACATTTTGTATTAGAGCCAGTCATCACCACGTCCATGTTCAAGTCATGGAAAGGACTACCTAGGAGAAGGGCTACTTGGAGTAGAGTTAAAATCGCCAAGAAATGGCTACCTGCTGCTAGGCAAAAACCCTGAAGCAGATTGGAGCCGATTGAAAAGGACCATCTACTGCTAGCATGAGAGATGCCTAGCCGCCAAGGATGACAATTGCAGAATTGTGGTGGTTTGTTATGTGCTTAATGGGGTTTGATCTCGTGTATGGGTGCCAGATTGGACCAACTTAGTATGGGATAGCTTAAAgagcttgatttaacgtgttccatcagctctggagcttttggcgtatcggtgatgtcacgcccccatcctgATGTAAAATATTTTGTCACATAGGAGGTGACTGGGATGACACACATCATCCcgatacctaccaggatcacagatacagtgtctcgagccacagtccaccctgtcatcaatcgtgataacagcaaggaacgcACCGAAAtagaataaatcgttccaatcacagagttagtggaagcgaaatttaatttaaaatatgtgaaattatagagcattggttctctaatgataacacatagtacaatatcaatgtttgtaaccattcaatctctcctataattaaacatacagtttatacatgattgtggaatgaatacataaattaaatagtaaataattgccccaagggcaccattcttaggtgtacatctacatccaaatCACAGCTACCGGTTCCACTTGAATCGCCTCCaatggtgctcgtcaagagtagtacctgctgcatatcaactaaaaagggggtTGCGCAACGAggttagctacaccagctagtgagggagcaaaggggaatgcacatacatcatacaattaatatcaagcagaatgatgcatgctaatgttatattcattttccacctagcacacaaattctatcggtcaagtgtatgctactgcgataactcaggagacactgagtgtcacttaacttatcgccccagtgaaacctcaattatcacgaggggacctacgcctATAAAAACCATCAGGTCACCTAGTGGTAGACCTTgatagtcatcactacccctgtactggcctctcccacctccacagaccacaggtgctcagactatccaacacataaacccttgttggcaaaagtcgtagcataagggagcaagcatcctagtcatagatatactatatgcaagtcctatagtcccgagaggtattctgggtgcatcaacgtcctattccatctaatacccgggtaccagcaaggtacggcacatacagatcaggatggcatataacaattttcataattaaataaattagggttccGGTATCGACACACCCGGCatcgtagcccgatacaatggtgaggaTAAtgtcacattcataacagtccACATTTGAATaacaatgcaatgcgcacaatgcttataattatataatagcatgcttaagatttgcTTGTtacatatatattcaagcccaacaaagtcacccagaacccactcaacgaactcgggtgtcacccggcgtggttgacatgaatctcaccagtgcaccagctatccatccagttaggtagcctaaaaatacaaaagcaatcattaaagcgGGTATAGAAGGGTctcatgctaggcccccaaggttaaatcaagtttcaaccataacagcacgaacggactcacggacggttgCAGTAGAGGTgaatccgtccctgactccattctggccaaaaggtaaaacacAAGGATCGGATCCATGGGTGACTTTTACTTGGATCCGATCATGCATCCGTTCGACTTCTGAGACACTcccgagagcgagcggacccccgggcggatgtgtttccttaatccgcccctgcatccggtcga encodes:
- the LOC122640805 gene encoding malate dehydrogenase, mitochondrial-like: MRTSMLRSAESVLRRGRVSSSSSSSSFSHLLRRSYSSESHPDRKVAVLGAAGGIGQPLSLLMKLNPLVSKLALYDIAGTPGVAADVSHINTRSEVAGYMGEEQLEQALTGSDVVIVPAGVPRKPGMTRDDLFNINAGIVKSLCTAIAKYCPNALVNMISNPVNSTVPIAAEVFKKAGTYDEKKLFGVTMLDVVRAKTFYAGKAKVNVAEVNVPVVGGHAGVTILPLFSQATPEANNLSDEEIVALTKRTQDGGTEVVEAKAGKGSATLSMAYAGAVFADACLKGLNGVPDIVECSFVQSSITELPFFASKVKLGKNGVEEVFDLGPLSDYEKQGLENLKSELKASIEKGIKFAQGN